Sequence from the Planctomycetota bacterium genome:
GCGACGCTCGAAGCCGGTAGCGACGTCGAGAAGGACGTCACCGCAACGGGTCGATCCTTCAAGGCACACGCGTGCGACTTCGCCGACCGCAAGGCCGTCTACGCATTCGTCGAGAAGGTCCAAGCCGACCACCCGCCGATCGACATTCTCGTCAACAACGCCGGCACCATCCTCCGCAAGCCCGCTGCCGAGCACCCGGACGACTACTGGGACAAAGTCATCGAGGTGAACCTCAACGCCCAGTTCGTCCTGACGCGCGAGTTCGGCAAGGGCATGATCGAACGTGGCAGTGGCAAGGTGATCTTCACCGCCTCGCTGCTGACCTTCCAGGGCGGCATCACGGTGCCCGGCTATGCGGCGAGTAAGGGCGGCATCGGCCAGCTGACGATGGCGTTCGCGAACGAATGGGCAGGCAAAGGCGTCAACGTGAACGCGATCGCCCCGGGCTACATCAGCACCGACAACACCGAGGCCCTTCGCAACGACCCGGAACGTGCGACGTCCATCCTCTCACGCATTCCAGCCGGACGCTGGGGCGAGCCGGACGACTTCAAGGGCCCGGTCGTGTTCCTCGCGTCGTCGGCGTCGGACTACATGCACGGGACGACGATGCTCGTCGACGGCGGCTGGATGGGACGCTGAGATCGAGCCCGACGGCCAAGCTCACGGCAAAACGCGTCGCCCGCTCTCGGCGGCGGATCGGATGATGTCGATGCCTTCCTTGGACTCGGCAGGAACCCACTGGGCGGTCGCGTCCCGGGCGGGCTTGAGAAAACGGCCCGACGGTGCCGGCTCGTACGGCGTCTCCATCAGATCGCGCTCCATCTGATCCTCGATCGATTCCGCCGGCTCTTCCGGCGGAGCCGTCAGGGTCGCCTTGCCTTCCTCGGAAAACTTTTCGAGGTAAACCGCCTGCTCTTGTCCATCGATGCGAAAGACGTAGGCCACAACCGCTTCCTCGCCCTCCACCATGATCGGCGGGATCTGATTG
This genomic interval carries:
- a CDS encoding SDR family NAD(P)-dependent oxidoreductase, with product MSVLNTFDLSGKTALVTGCKRGIGRAMAVALAEAGADIVGVSATLEAGSDVEKDVTATGRSFKAHACDFADRKAVYAFVEKVQADHPPIDILVNNAGTILRKPAAEHPDDYWDKVIEVNLNAQFVLTREFGKGMIERGSGKVIFTASLLTFQGGITVPGYAASKGGIGQLTMAFANEWAGKGVNVNAIAPGYISTDNTEALRNDPERATSILSRIPAGRWGEPDDFKGPVVFLASSASDYMHGTTMLVDGGWMGR